From Candidatus Methylopumilus planktonicus, a single genomic window includes:
- the def gene encoding peptide deformylase, giving the protein MAIRQVLKMGDPLLLNVAEPVHDFKSQALRDLIEDMQDTMHALNGAGLAAPQIGISLRVVIFGVEKTPRYPDAEEVPYTILINPELTLLDDQTEEGWEGCLSVPGMRGLVPRFKKLRYQGYDLNHNPIDRTVSDFHARVVQHECDHLDGVLYPMRIEDLSNFGFSDVLFPDSNLQDD; this is encoded by the coding sequence ATGGCTATTAGACAAGTATTAAAAATGGGGGATCCGCTGCTCTTAAACGTTGCAGAGCCGGTTCATGATTTTAAAAGCCAAGCTTTAAGAGATCTCATTGAGGATATGCAAGATACGATGCATGCTTTAAATGGAGCAGGTCTTGCAGCACCACAAATAGGTATTAGCTTAAGGGTTGTTATCTTTGGCGTAGAAAAAACACCAAGGTACCCAGATGCGGAAGAGGTACCTTATACGATTTTAATTAATCCAGAACTTACGTTACTCGATGATCAAACGGAAGAGGGTTGGGAAGGATGTCTTTCCGTTCCCGGCATGAGAGGGTTAGTGCCAAGATTTAAAAAACTCCGCTATCAAGGTTATGATTTGAACCACAATCCAATTGATCGCACTGTGAGTGACTTTCATGCGCGAGTTGTGCAGCATGAATGTGATCATCTAGATGGTGTGCTATATCCAATGAGAATTGAAGATTTGAGTAATTTTGGATTCTCTGACGTTTTATTCCCCGATTCAAACCTTCAAGATGATTAA
- a CDS encoding cation transporter, producing MSDCCENKSCAIEAMKVNQSKTLKIVLAINVFLFIVVFSSGLIAQSTGLMSESLDDLGDAITYVLSLFVIYKSNQAKARVALFKGILILIGALFVLSQVIQNIIDHTTPIFEIMSIAGVIALVGNLTCLYLLTKHKDQDINMSSVWECSRNDIANNIAVIIASLIVWFTQSGWADIVVGLALSIFLLRSSYKVISTAIREI from the coding sequence ATGTCAGATTGCTGCGAAAATAAAAGCTGTGCTATTGAAGCTATGAAAGTGAATCAGTCTAAAACATTAAAAATCGTTTTAGCGATTAATGTCTTTTTATTTATTGTTGTTTTTAGTTCAGGCTTGATTGCTCAATCCACAGGTCTTATGTCAGAGAGCTTAGATGATTTAGGAGATGCAATCACCTATGTATTAAGTCTATTTGTTATTTACAAAAGTAATCAAGCTAAAGCTCGTGTAGCACTTTTTAAAGGGATATTAATTTTAATAGGTGCGCTCTTTGTTTTATCACAAGTCATTCAGAACATCATTGACCATACGACACCCATTTTTGAAATCATGAGTATTGCTGGAGTAATAGCATTAGTAGGAAACTTAACTTGTTTGTATTTGCTTACAAAACACAAAGATCAAGATATTAATATGTCATCTGTTTGGGAATGTTCAAGAAATGATATTGCAAATAATATTGCTGTCATCATTGCATCACTTATTGTGTGGTTTACACAGAGTGGTTGGGCAGATATCGTGGTGGGATTAGCACTATCAATCTTTTTGCTACGCTCATCCTATAAAGTCATTAGCACGGCTATTAGAGAAATTTGA
- a CDS encoding S-methyl-5'-thioinosine phosphorylase, with protein MFGIIGGTGLASIQELKVVKRELIRTPYGEPSQPLIFGTLSGKNVVFLARHGSGHTIPPHEINYRANIWALQSVGVARIISVATVGVIDDKVKPGTICIPNQIIDYTYGRKNTYFDGAEMPVKHIDFTYPYDEPLRKVIINIAQSSINTLIAGGVYAAVQGPRLETAAEINRLEKDGVTIVGMTGMPEAVLAKELNMAYAAICPMVNHAAGRGQSKDAISFSSINELCDNDVCRLMMTDVVKLIQEVVLKN; from the coding sequence ATGTTCGGTATTATAGGTGGTACTGGTCTAGCTTCAATCCAAGAGCTAAAAGTTGTAAAGCGGGAGCTTATTAGAACCCCTTACGGAGAGCCATCTCAACCACTTATTTTTGGAACTTTGTCAGGTAAAAATGTTGTTTTCTTAGCTCGACATGGTTCAGGGCATACAATTCCACCTCATGAAATTAATTATCGCGCCAATATATGGGCATTACAATCAGTTGGTGTTGCAAGGATAATTTCAGTAGCAACAGTTGGTGTGATTGACGACAAAGTAAAGCCTGGGACTATTTGTATTCCGAACCAGATCATTGATTACACTTATGGACGAAAAAATACTTATTTTGATGGTGCTGAAATGCCTGTGAAACATATTGATTTTACTTATCCTTATGATGAACCTTTGAGAAAAGTTATTATTAATATCGCTCAATCTTCTATAAATACATTAATAGCTGGTGGTGTATATGCGGCTGTTCAGGGCCCAAGATTAGAAACAGCTGCTGAAATTAATCGCCTTGAGAAGGATGGAGTAACTATAGTCGGTATGACTGGAATGCCAGAGGCTGTTCTAGCAAAAGAACTCAATATGGCTTATGCGGCTATATGTCCTATGGTGAATCACGCCGCGGGCAGGGGACAGAGTAAAGACGCTATTTCATTCTCTAGCATTAATGAGCTTTGTGATAATGATGTTTGCCGTTTAATGATGACGGATGTGGTTAAGTTGATTCAAGAAGTCGTTTTAAAAAATTAA